One region of Sphingomonas abietis genomic DNA includes:
- the eda gene encoding bifunctional 4-hydroxy-2-oxoglutarate aldolase/2-dehydro-3-deoxy-phosphogluconate aldolase, with protein MMADVDALMRKAPVIPVLVIDRLEDAVPIAESLVAGGLPLLEVTLRTPVALDAIRAMAQVPGAIVGAGTVLNEHQLHDAQEAGATFIVSPGLTAPLAKAAGSAGIDFLPGVANAADIMAGLDLGLTRFKFFPAESVGGLKALKAYASVFRDARFCPTGGITAETAPLWLAEPAVLCVGGSWLVPSGTLDEAAIRQRAEAAAALRG; from the coding sequence ATGATGGCCGATGTCGATGCCCTGATGCGCAAGGCGCCCGTAATCCCCGTGCTGGTCATAGACCGGCTGGAAGACGCCGTGCCGATCGCCGAATCGCTGGTGGCCGGCGGCCTGCCGCTGCTCGAAGTCACATTGCGGACCCCGGTGGCGCTGGACGCGATCCGTGCCATGGCACAGGTGCCCGGCGCCATCGTCGGGGCCGGCACGGTGCTCAACGAACACCAGCTCCACGATGCACAGGAGGCGGGCGCCACCTTCATCGTATCGCCGGGACTCACCGCGCCGCTCGCCAAGGCGGCCGGATCCGCCGGCATCGATTTCCTGCCCGGCGTCGCTAACGCTGCCGACATCATGGCGGGGCTCGATCTCGGCCTGACCCGCTTCAAATTCTTCCCGGCCGAATCCGTTGGCGGGCTGAAGGCGCTCAAGGCCTATGCCAGCGTGTTCCGCGACGCGCGCTTCTGCCCGACCGGCGGCATCACCGCCGAGACCGCGCCGCTCTGGCTCGCCGAGCCGGCCGTGCTGTGCGTCGGCGGCAGCTGGCTGGTGCCCTCGGGCACGCTCGACGAGGCGGCGATCCGCCAGCGTGCCGAAGCCGCGGCGGCGCTGCGCGGCTAA
- a CDS encoding efflux RND transporter permease subunit, giving the protein MRFPHFFIERPIFAAVLSILIVIVGIIAYPTLPISQYPQIAPPTVVVSATFPGATAETLADTVAVPIEQQINGVEGMIYMSSSAVGDGTLTITVSFKQGVDADQAQVLVQNRVSEAEPRLPQEVRNIGVTVRKNSPDFLMAIAFYSPDKSLSEQYISNYVTLQIADRIKRVQGVGGSLEIGARDYAMRIWINPDLATARNLTVDEITSAIQAQNAQVAAGSVGAPPFAKGGPAFQLGVQALGRLTTPEQFGDIVVKRGADGSLTRLRDVARVELGAQDYTTNGYFSNQHATMLGIQQLPGSNALATADRIKAVLADAAKSFPPGLAYGIPYHPTDYISASIEEVEHTLYIALILVSIVVLLFLQSWRAAIVPLIAIPISLIGAFGVLAAFGFSLNNLSLFGLVLAIGIVVDDAIVVIENIERLIAEEGLTPREAAHKTMDEVSGALVAIALVLCGVFVPTAFIPGISGQFYQQFALTIVSATAISAFVSLTLSPALAALLLKPHVHGRAVPSGVRGYPTRFANGFNRVFDRLSDRYGRLTGKLVRRLALMGIAYVCLILFAGWRFYSTPTGFIPAQDQGYLIGVIQMPPGTSLERTDEVTRQVQALALKNPALEGTVAFTGFDGATFTTAPNAAVVFTPLKAKGTRDDIDKVTADLRKSLSSITSGNILLIPPPPVSGIGTGGGWKMEIEDRNGAGYEALEKAAFGMMMAANKAPGIAAAFTTFNTKTPRLYADINREKAEQMGVPVANIFSTLGTYLGSTYINDFNYLGRTWRVTAQADASHRQQGSDIEQLQTRSGNGGMVPLAAVLTMKNDAGPWRVVRYNLYPSAELQGDTAHGYSSGQSLKTMAGLAQKVLPKGMSIEWTDLAYQQEQAGNTGIYVFGLAVVFVFLLLAAQYESLILPLAVILIVPMCLLAAILGVGFMGMDNNILTQIGLVVLVGLAAKNAILIVEFARQGEEDGLGHHEAAERAAHQRLRPILMTSIAFILGVLPLVISNGPGSEMRKALGVAVFFGMIGVTFFGLMFTPSFYVITKKFGERISEQTRRWRRRHPSHDVSAEGDLA; this is encoded by the coding sequence ATGCGCTTTCCGCATTTCTTCATCGAGCGGCCGATCTTCGCGGCCGTGCTGTCGATCCTGATCGTGATCGTCGGGATCATCGCATATCCGACGCTGCCAATCTCGCAATATCCCCAAATCGCCCCGCCGACGGTGGTGGTCTCCGCGACCTTCCCGGGTGCCACGGCGGAAACGCTGGCGGACACCGTGGCGGTGCCGATCGAGCAGCAGATCAACGGCGTCGAGGGCATGATCTACATGTCCTCCTCGGCGGTCGGTGACGGTACGCTGACGATCACGGTCAGCTTCAAGCAGGGCGTCGATGCCGATCAGGCCCAGGTGCTGGTGCAGAACCGCGTCTCGGAGGCCGAGCCTCGGCTGCCGCAGGAGGTCCGCAACATCGGTGTGACGGTGCGCAAGAACTCGCCCGACTTCCTGATGGCGATCGCTTTCTATTCGCCCGACAAGTCGCTCTCCGAGCAATATATCTCGAACTATGTCACCTTGCAGATCGCCGATCGCATCAAGCGTGTGCAGGGTGTCGGCGGTTCGCTGGAGATCGGTGCCCGCGATTATGCGATGCGGATCTGGATCAATCCCGATCTGGCCACCGCGCGCAACCTGACCGTGGACGAGATCACCAGCGCGATCCAGGCGCAGAACGCGCAGGTCGCCGCCGGTTCCGTGGGCGCTCCGCCGTTTGCCAAGGGCGGGCCGGCGTTCCAGCTGGGCGTGCAGGCGCTCGGCCGGCTGACCACGCCCGAGCAGTTCGGCGATATCGTCGTCAAGCGTGGTGCCGATGGCAGCCTGACCCGGTTGCGCGATGTCGCGCGGGTCGAACTCGGTGCGCAGGACTATACCACCAACGGCTATTTCTCGAACCAGCATGCGACCATGCTGGGCATCCAGCAGTTGCCCGGGTCCAATGCGCTGGCCACGGCGGATCGGATCAAGGCCGTGCTGGCCGATGCGGCCAAGTCGTTCCCGCCGGGGCTTGCCTATGGCATCCCCTATCACCCGACCGACTATATCTCGGCGTCGATCGAGGAGGTGGAGCACACCCTCTATATCGCGCTGATCCTGGTCAGCATCGTGGTGCTGCTGTTCCTCCAGAGCTGGCGCGCCGCCATCGTGCCGCTGATCGCGATCCCGATCTCGCTCATCGGTGCCTTCGGCGTGCTCGCGGCGTTCGGGTTCAGCCTCAACAACCTGTCGCTGTTCGGGTTGGTGCTGGCGATCGGTATCGTCGTCGACGACGCGATCGTGGTGATCGAGAATATCGAGCGCCTGATCGCCGAAGAGGGGCTCACCCCGCGTGAGGCCGCGCACAAGACGATGGACGAAGTGTCCGGAGCGCTCGTCGCGATCGCCCTGGTGCTGTGCGGCGTGTTCGTGCCGACCGCCTTCATTCCGGGTATTTCGGGCCAGTTCTACCAGCAGTTCGCGCTGACCATCGTGTCGGCGACCGCGATCTCGGCCTTCGTGTCGCTGACGCTGTCGCCTGCGCTTGCCGCTCTCCTGCTCAAGCCGCATGTCCATGGCAGGGCGGTGCCGAGCGGGGTGCGCGGCTATCCGACGCGCTTTGCCAATGGCTTCAACCGCGTCTTCGATCGGCTGTCGGATCGCTATGGCCGGCTCACCGGCAAGCTGGTGCGGCGCCTCGCGCTGATGGGCATCGCTTATGTCTGCCTGATCCTGTTCGCAGGCTGGCGCTTCTATTCGACCCCGACCGGCTTCATCCCGGCGCAGGATCAGGGCTATCTGATCGGCGTCATCCAGATGCCGCCGGGCACGTCGCTCGAACGGACGGACGAAGTCACGCGCCAGGTGCAGGCGCTCGCGCTCAAGAACCCGGCTCTGGAAGGCACCGTGGCCTTCACCGGCTTCGACGGTGCGACCTTCACCACCGCCCCCAATGCCGCCGTGGTGTTCACGCCGCTGAAGGCCAAGGGCACGCGCGACGACATCGACAAGGTGACCGCCGATCTGCGCAAGTCGCTGTCCAGCATCACCTCCGGCAATATCCTGCTGATCCCGCCGCCCCCGGTTTCGGGGATCGGCACCGGCGGTGGCTGGAAGATGGAGATCGAGGATCGCAACGGCGCGGGTTACGAAGCGCTGGAGAAGGCCGCGTTCGGCATGATGATGGCGGCCAACAAGGCGCCGGGTATCGCTGCCGCCTTCACCACCTTCAACACCAAGACCCCGCGTCTCTACGCCGACATCAATCGGGAGAAGGCGGAGCAGATGGGCGTTCCGGTCGCGAATATCTTCTCGACGCTCGGCACCTATCTGGGATCGACCTACATCAACGACTTCAACTATCTCGGCCGCACCTGGCGGGTCACCGCGCAGGCGGATGCCAGCCATCGTCAGCAGGGTTCGGATATCGAACAGTTGCAGACGCGTTCGGGCAATGGCGGGATGGTGCCGCTGGCGGCGGTGCTGACGATGAAGAACGATGCCGGGCCGTGGCGTGTGGTGCGCTACAATCTCTATCCCTCGGCAGAGCTTCAGGGTGACACCGCGCACGGCTATTCGTCGGGCCAGTCGCTGAAGACGATGGCGGGTCTCGCCCAGAAGGTCTTGCCCAAGGGCATGAGCATCGAATGGACCGATCTCGCCTATCAGCAGGAGCAGGCAGGCAATACCGGCATCTATGTGTTCGGTCTGGCGGTCGTGTTCGTCTTCCTGCTGCTTGCCGCGCAATATGAGAGCCTGATCCTGCCGCTCGCGGTGATCCTGATCGTGCCGATGTGTCTGCTCGCCGCCATCCTCGGCGTCGGCTTCATGGGGATGGACAATAATATCCTCACCCAGATCGGTCTCGTCGTGCTGGTCGGCCTGGCCGCCAAGAACGCGATCCTGATCGTCGAGTTCGCCCGGCAGGGCGAGGAGGACGGGCTGGGCCACCATGAGGCGGCCGAGCGTGCGGCGCACCAGCGTCTGCGGCCGATCCTGATGACCTCGATCGCGTTCATCCTCGGCGTGCTGCCGCTGGTGATCTCGAACGGGCCTGGTTCGGAAATGCGCAAGGCGCTGGGCGTCGCGGTGTTCTTCGGAATGATCGGCGTGACCTTCTTCGGCCTGATGTTCACGCCGAGCTTCTATGTGATCACCAAGAAATTCGGCGAGAGGATCTCGGAGCAGACGCGCCGCTGGCGTCGTCGTCACCCCTCCCACGATGTCTCGGCCGAGGGAGATCTCGCATGA
- a CDS encoding DMT family transporter: MAKVRFHPALMDHDDIMPALSLLWIPATIVASIFQVGRNALQRGVMSSAGPWGATLVRFLFGLPFSLLFMLVAFAVVPAAHPVFGGAFWISAMAGAASQVLATAALLEAMHRAGFAVGTALQQSSLPLAALVGLIVYHDQLSAIAWTGVAITTIGLAVLTWPSRLATTPHAVSGALFGLLSGLCFGFSLNAFRHAALAMDAAHPIFAAIVSVCVVQAMQAAALTLILLVVSPATLRAVLRSWRGSLGAGACGSFASAGWFVALALSPAAPVRALGVIEAPMAAIAGHRLFQETVDLRQIIAGLAVVTGIVMTSLW; encoded by the coding sequence ATGGCGAAGGTCCGCTTCCACCCCGCGCTCATGGATCACGACGACATCATGCCTGCCCTGTCCCTGCTCTGGATTCCCGCCACGATCGTCGCATCGATCTTCCAGGTCGGCCGCAATGCGCTTCAGCGCGGGGTGATGAGCAGCGCCGGGCCGTGGGGCGCGACGCTGGTGCGCTTCCTGTTCGGGCTGCCTTTCTCGCTGCTGTTCATGCTCGTGGCGTTTGCCGTCGTGCCGGCCGCGCATCCTGTTTTCGGCGGGGCATTCTGGATCTCGGCGATGGCGGGGGCGGCGAGCCAGGTGCTCGCGACTGCGGCCTTGCTCGAAGCCATGCACCGTGCGGGCTTCGCCGTCGGCACCGCCCTGCAGCAGAGTTCGCTGCCGCTTGCGGCGCTGGTCGGGCTGATCGTCTATCATGACCAACTGTCCGCGATCGCCTGGACCGGGGTCGCGATCACGACGATCGGGCTTGCCGTCCTGACATGGCCTTCCAGACTGGCGACGACGCCCCATGCCGTCTCGGGCGCCCTGTTCGGCTTGCTGTCCGGCCTGTGCTTCGGTTTCTCCCTCAACGCCTTCCGTCATGCGGCGCTGGCGATGGATGCGGCGCATCCGATCTTCGCGGCGATCGTGAGCGTCTGCGTGGTGCAGGCGATGCAGGCCGCGGCGCTCACGCTCATCCTGCTGGTGGTGAGCCCGGCCACGCTCCGTGCCGTCCTGCGGAGCTGGCGCGGATCGCTCGGCGCGGGCGCCTGCGGCTCCTTCGCGTCGGCCGGCTGGTTCGTGGCCCTGGCGCTGTCGCCGGCGGCCCCGGTGCGCGCGCTCGGCGTGATCGAGGCGCCGATGGCGGCGATCGCCGGGCACCGGCTCTTCCAGGAGACCGTCGATCTTCGGCAGATCATCGCTGGCCTTGCCGTCGTCACCGGAATCGTGATGACGTCGCTCTGGTAG
- a CDS encoding efflux RND transporter periplasmic adaptor subunit — MTRNAAAIFTFALLAACSKGNQAPPGPPAPHVSVAPPLARDVVDWDEYVGRFEAPQSVNLSARITGVVTQILFRNGQDVKEGQPLFIIDPRPYKATLEQAEAQVASARATLVNARSVAARSAELVKVQAVSKEELENNQAQVRTAQASLQAAIASADNARLNLSFTTVRSPVSGRVSDKRVSLGDQVVANTTLLTTVVSLDPIWFTFDGAESFYLKYLREAQDGQRGSSRSASNPVDIQLSDETGFPHRGHMVFVDNALDPQTGTIRAHAVVDNPKHFLTPGMFGRARLKGSGTYKAMLVPDEVITADQSRKLIFVVGRDGKVVQRTVETGPEVDGLRAIRDGLAPTDLVVLDGVAQLQPGMAVDATRTVIKPRAPDASPSTPIVTVPQASTATTAG, encoded by the coding sequence ATGACCCGCAACGCTGCTGCCATTTTCACATTCGCGCTGCTCGCCGCCTGTTCCAAGGGGAACCAGGCGCCGCCAGGGCCGCCTGCTCCCCATGTCTCCGTCGCGCCGCCGCTGGCCCGCGACGTCGTCGATTGGGACGAGTATGTCGGCCGTTTCGAGGCACCGCAAAGCGTCAATCTGAGTGCGCGGATCACCGGTGTGGTGACCCAGATACTCTTCCGCAACGGGCAGGACGTGAAGGAAGGGCAGCCGCTCTTCATCATCGATCCGCGTCCCTACAAGGCCACGCTGGAGCAGGCGGAGGCGCAGGTCGCCTCGGCGCGCGCCACGCTCGTCAATGCCCGGTCGGTCGCGGCGCGCTCGGCCGAACTGGTCAAGGTGCAGGCGGTCAGCAAGGAAGAGCTGGAGAATAACCAGGCGCAGGTCCGTACCGCGCAGGCCAGCCTCCAGGCAGCGATCGCCAGTGCCGACAACGCCCGGCTGAACCTGTCCTTCACCACGGTGCGGTCGCCGGTGTCGGGGCGCGTGTCTGACAAGCGCGTGTCGCTCGGCGATCAGGTGGTGGCGAATACCACCCTGCTGACCACCGTCGTGTCGCTCGATCCGATCTGGTTCACCTTCGACGGCGCCGAAAGCTTCTACCTGAAATATCTGCGTGAAGCGCAGGATGGGCAGCGCGGCTCCTCGCGGAGCGCCTCCAACCCGGTGGATATCCAGCTTTCGGACGAGACCGGCTTTCCGCATCGCGGCCACATGGTGTTCGTGGACAATGCGCTCGATCCGCAGACCGGCACGATCCGCGCCCATGCGGTGGTGGACAATCCGAAGCATTTCCTCACTCCGGGGATGTTCGGCCGTGCCCGCCTGAAGGGTTCGGGCACCTACAAGGCGATGCTGGTGCCGGACGAGGTGATCACCGCCGATCAGTCCCGCAAGCTGATCTTCGTGGTCGGCCGCGACGGCAAGGTCGTTCAGCGCACGGTCGAGACCGGCCCTGAAGTGGATGGCCTGCGCGCGATCCGCGATGGCCTGGCGCCGACCGATCTCGTGGTGCTGGACGGCGTCGCCCAGCTCCAGCCGGGCATGGCCGTCGATGCGACACGCACGGTGATCAAGCCGCGCGCGCCCGATGCTTCCCCGAGCACCCCCATTGTCACCGTTCCGCAGGCTTCGACCGCGACGACGGCAGGCTGA
- the lepA gene encoding translation elongation factor 4 gives MATPLDKIRNFSIIAHIDHGKSTLADRLIQRTGGLSDREMTAQVLDNMDIEKERGITIKAQTVRLDYKGHVLNLMDTPGHVDFAYEVSRSLAACEGALLVVDAAQGVEAQTLANVYQSIEHDHEIVPVINKIDLPAAEPEKVKKEIEDIIGLPADDAVLASAKSGIGIDEILDAIVARIPPPKGDADAPLKAMLVDSWYDPYLGVVILIRVIDGSIRKGQLIKFMNAGTTHLIDRVGCFRPKIELLPDLGPGEIGFITAQIKEITETRVGDTITDAKRPAAEALPGFKEVQPVVFCGLFPVDANDFEKLRDSIGKLRLNDASFSFEMETSAALGFGFRCGFLGLLHLEIIQERLTREYDLDLITTAPSVVYTIHLTHSKTEDARTIELHNPADMPDPNRIESIEEPWIEATIYVPDEYLGSILKLCQDRRGIQLDLTYVGGRAQLKYELPLNEVVFDFYDRLKSISRGYASFDYHQIGYREGDLVKMGILVNNEPVDALSMIVHRGTAEARGRGMCERLKDLIPRHLFKIPIQAAIGGKVIARETIAAMRKDVTAKCYGGDASRKRKLLDKQKEGKKRMREYGSVSIPQEAFIAALRMGDDA, from the coding sequence ATGGCAACACCGCTCGACAAAATCAGAAATTTTTCCATCATCGCCCATATCGACCATGGCAAGTCGACGCTGGCCGACCGCCTCATCCAGCGCACCGGGGGGCTCTCCGACCGCGAGATGACCGCCCAAGTCCTTGATAACATGGACATCGAGAAGGAGCGCGGGATCACCATCAAGGCGCAGACCGTGCGCCTCGACTATAAGGGCCATGTCCTCAACCTGATGGACACCCCCGGCCATGTCGACTTCGCCTATGAGGTCAGCCGCAGCCTCGCCGCCTGCGAGGGCGCGCTGCTGGTGGTCGACGCGGCGCAGGGCGTCGAGGCGCAGACCCTCGCCAACGTCTACCAGTCGATCGAGCACGACCATGAGATCGTGCCGGTGATCAACAAGATCGACCTCCCCGCCGCCGAGCCCGAGAAGGTGAAGAAGGAGATCGAGGACATCATCGGCCTCCCCGCCGACGACGCCGTGCTCGCCTCGGCCAAGTCGGGCATCGGCATCGACGAGATCCTCGACGCGATCGTCGCGCGCATCCCGCCGCCCAAGGGCGATGCCGACGCGCCGCTGAAGGCGATGCTGGTCGACAGCTGGTACGATCCCTATCTGGGCGTCGTCATCCTGATCCGCGTGATCGACGGCTCGATCAGGAAGGGCCAGCTGATCAAGTTCATGAACGCCGGCACCACCCACCTGATCGACCGGGTCGGCTGTTTCCGCCCCAAGATCGAGCTGCTGCCCGATCTCGGCCCCGGCGAGATCGGCTTCATCACCGCGCAGATCAAGGAGATCACCGAGACCCGCGTCGGCGACACCATCACCGACGCCAAGCGCCCCGCCGCCGAAGCCCTGCCCGGCTTCAAGGAGGTGCAGCCGGTGGTATTCTGCGGCCTCTTCCCGGTCGACGCCAACGACTTCGAGAAATTGCGCGACAGCATCGGCAAGCTGCGCCTCAACGACGCCTCGTTCAGCTTCGAGATGGAGACCTCGGCCGCGCTCGGCTTCGGCTTCCGCTGCGGCTTCCTCGGCCTGCTCCACCTCGAGATCATCCAGGAGCGGCTGACCCGCGAATATGATCTCGACCTGATCACCACCGCGCCTTCCGTGGTCTACACCATCCACCTGACCCACTCGAAGACCGAGGACGCCAGGACGATCGAGCTGCACAACCCGGCCGACATGCCCGATCCCAACCGGATCGAGAGCATCGAGGAGCCGTGGATCGAGGCGACGATCTACGTGCCCGACGAATATCTCGGCTCGATCCTCAAGCTCTGCCAGGACCGGCGCGGCATTCAGCTCGACCTCACCTATGTCGGCGGCCGCGCGCAGCTGAAATATGAGCTGCCGCTCAACGAGGTGGTGTTCGATTTCTACGATCGCCTGAAATCGATCTCGCGCGGCTATGCCAGCTTCGACTATCACCAGATCGGCTATCGCGAGGGCGACCTCGTCAAGATGGGCATCCTCGTCAACAACGAGCCGGTCGACGCGCTGAGCATGATCGTCCATCGCGGCACGGCGGAGGCGCGCGGGCGCGGCATGTGCGAGCGGCTGAAGGATCTCATCCCGCGCCATCTGTTCAAGATCCCGATCCAGGCGGCGATCGGCGGCAAGGTGATCGCCCGCGAGACGATCGCGGCGATGCGCAAGGACGTGACCGCCAAATGCTATGGCGGCGACGCCAGCCGCAAGCGCAAGCTGCTCGACAAGCAGAAGGAGGGCAAGAAGCGGATGCGGGAATATGGCTCGGTGAGCATCCCGCAGGAGGCGTTCATCGCCGCGCTGCGCATGGGGGATGATGCTTGA
- a CDS encoding efflux transporter outer membrane subunit has product MKRLRVTFAVLPALALAACAVGPNYKPPVVQADAKAPFVEGQASTMLSGQPLPVNWWEMFQDPALDRLIKDAFAYNTDIRVAAGNLRKARGALSEAQAGRLPTTTPSAGYSRERVGADSVTAGNGIATGADGGPSHYDFNYYQAGFDASYELDLFGRVSRSIEASRGDAMAAQAALDGARISIAAQVAQSYADACGYAAQADVARETARLQGDTLKLTQRLLDAGRGTRRDVDQSAVLVEQANAQVPQLEAERRAQLYALAALTGRTPSELDGDAVACRMVPKVRTAIPVGDGATLLARRPDVRAAERTLAADTARIGVATAALFPSVTLAGSATLGAPHIGDVGKSASFGYSFGPLISWTFPNIAVAKARIRESKGQADADLASFQGTMLTALKETEQALARYAAALDQNAALGRAAAAADDAAKLSRIRFDSGRDNFLNLLVSEQDRDTARAALAQSDQGVADAQVSLFKALGGGWENAPPIANAAPGAISGNPSIQHGNFTTPVPKSGN; this is encoded by the coding sequence ATGAAGCGCCTCCGTGTCACCTTCGCGGTGCTTCCCGCCCTGGCGCTGGCCGCCTGCGCGGTAGGCCCCAACTACAAGCCGCCGGTGGTGCAGGCCGATGCCAAGGCACCGTTCGTGGAAGGCCAGGCGAGCACGATGCTTTCCGGCCAACCGCTCCCGGTGAATTGGTGGGAGATGTTCCAGGATCCGGCGCTCGACCGCCTGATCAAGGACGCCTTCGCCTACAACACCGATATCCGCGTCGCGGCGGGCAATCTCCGCAAGGCGCGCGGGGCGCTTTCGGAAGCGCAGGCAGGGCGGCTGCCGACCACCACGCCGTCCGCGGGCTATAGTCGCGAGCGGGTCGGGGCCGACAGCGTGACGGCCGGCAACGGCATCGCCACCGGCGCCGATGGCGGCCCCAGCCATTATGATTTCAATTATTATCAGGCAGGTTTCGACGCCTCCTACGAGCTCGATCTGTTCGGCCGGGTGTCGCGCTCGATCGAGGCGTCGCGCGGCGATGCGATGGCGGCGCAGGCGGCGTTGGACGGCGCGCGCATCTCGATCGCGGCGCAGGTCGCGCAGAGCTATGCCGATGCGTGCGGCTATGCGGCGCAGGCCGATGTCGCCCGCGAGACGGCACGCTTGCAGGGCGATACGTTGAAGCTCACCCAGCGGCTGCTCGATGCCGGCCGTGGCACGCGGCGGGATGTCGACCAGTCCGCCGTGCTGGTCGAGCAGGCCAATGCCCAGGTGCCGCAGCTGGAGGCGGAGCGTCGCGCCCAGCTCTATGCCCTGGCAGCCCTGACCGGCCGTACCCCGTCCGAACTGGATGGCGATGCCGTGGCGTGTCGGATGGTGCCCAAGGTCCGGACGGCGATACCGGTCGGCGACGGCGCGACATTGCTCGCCCGTCGACCGGACGTGCGCGCGGCGGAGCGGACCCTGGCGGCTGATACGGCCCGGATCGGTGTCGCGACGGCGGCGCTGTTCCCGTCCGTCACGCTGGCGGGATCGGCGACGCTCGGTGCGCCGCATATCGGCGATGTCGGCAAATCGGCCTCGTTCGGCTATTCGTTCGGCCCGCTGATCAGCTGGACTTTCCCGAACATCGCGGTCGCCAAGGCGCGCATCCGCGAATCCAAGGGGCAGGCCGATGCCGATCTGGCGAGCTTCCAGGGCACGATGCTGACCGCGCTCAAGGAAACCGAGCAGGCGCTCGCGCGCTATGCGGCGGCGCTGGACCAGAATGCGGCGCTGGGCCGTGCGGCGGCGGCGGCGGACGATGCCGCCAAGCTCTCGCGCATCCGCTTCGATTCGGGCCGCGACAATTTCCTCAACCTGCTGGTTTCGGAACAGGATCGGGATACGGCACGCGCCGCGCTCGCCCAGTCCGATCAGGGTGTGGCCGATGCCCAGGTGTCCTTGTTCAAGGCGCTCGGCGGCGGCTGGGAAAATGCCCCGCCGATCGCCAACGCGGCGCCCGGCGCGATCAGCGGAAACCCGTCGATCCAGCATGGCAACTTCACCACGCCCGTTCCAAAGTCTGGCAACTAG
- a CDS encoding M28 family metallopeptidase, protein MRVILLSTLLLATAAPAATPWTVQPQSVRAHEDFLAGDALRGRGSATPDEAVAAAYVATQFEGYGLRPAPGMAGYVQTAGVVNDRIASPPTLAIAGRPADGLRLIVGGAADVRGPAVIADSLAALPDNADVVVFTAADVPAFDVWRAVRAKHIGLLIAKDSKSAADWFAQIGGRTSMRRYLAETPPAPRPAFATLPPATIDAIWAGAAVTLSVPVAHDQATTSNAIGYLPGTDPKAGVILLSAHLDHLGQAEGGPIMHGANDDASGTTAVLELARALAAGRPHRRGILFVCYGSEEIGGYGSRYFGAHPPVPLTDIVANIEFEMIGAQDPKLPKGALMMTGFDRSDLGAALQAHGGHVTGDPYPQEKFFERSDNYSLALKGVVAHTLSGWAVVPTYHQPTDTIAHLDIDYMTSAIQSLIAPVRWLADGDFTPRWTGAGKPAE, encoded by the coding sequence ATGCGCGTCATTCTGCTTTCGACACTCCTGCTCGCCACCGCCGCACCGGCCGCGACGCCGTGGACGGTGCAGCCGCAATCGGTGCGCGCGCATGAGGATTTCCTGGCCGGCGACGCCCTGCGCGGGCGCGGCAGCGCCACCCCCGACGAGGCGGTGGCGGCCGCCTATGTGGCGACGCAGTTCGAGGGCTACGGCCTGCGGCCCGCGCCGGGAATGGCGGGGTATGTCCAGACGGCCGGCGTCGTCAACGACCGCATCGCATCGCCGCCGACGCTCGCGATCGCCGGCAGGCCGGCCGATGGCCTGCGGCTGATCGTCGGTGGCGCCGCCGACGTGCGCGGCCCGGCGGTGATCGCCGACAGCCTGGCCGCCTTGCCCGACAACGCCGACGTCGTGGTGTTCACCGCGGCGGACGTGCCGGCGTTCGACGTGTGGCGGGCGGTGCGCGCGAAGCATATCGGCTTGCTGATCGCCAAGGACAGCAAGAGCGCCGCCGACTGGTTCGCCCAGATCGGGGGGCGGACGAGCATGCGGCGCTATCTCGCCGAGACTCCGCCAGCCCCGCGCCCGGCCTTCGCGACATTGCCGCCCGCGACGATCGACGCGATCTGGGCCGGCGCGGCGGTGACGCTCTCCGTGCCGGTCGCGCACGACCAGGCGACCACCAGCAATGCGATCGGCTATCTGCCCGGCACCGATCCCAAGGCCGGCGTGATCCTGCTCTCCGCGCATCTCGATCATCTCGGTCAGGCAGAGGGCGGGCCGATCATGCACGGCGCCAATGACGATGCGTCGGGCACGACCGCGGTGCTCGAACTGGCGCGTGCGCTGGCGGCGGGCAGGCCGCATCGGCGTGGCATCCTGTTCGTCTGCTATGGCAGCGAGGAGATTGGCGGATATGGCTCGCGCTATTTCGGCGCGCATCCGCCGGTGCCGCTCACCGACATCGTGGCGAACATCGAGTTCGAGATGATCGGCGCGCAGGATCCCAAGCTGCCCAAGGGGGCGCTGATGATGACCGGCTTCGATCGTTCGGATCTCGGCGCCGCATTGCAGGCGCATGGCGGCCATGTCACCGGCGATCCCTATCCGCAGGAGAAGTTCTTCGAGCGATCGGACAATTACTCGCTCGCGCTCAAGGGTGTCGTGGCGCACACCCTGTCGGGCTGGGCGGTGGTGCCGACCTATCATCAGCCTACCGACACGATCGCGCATCTCGATATCGACTATATGACCAGCGCCATCCAGTCGCTGATCGCCCCGGTGCGCTGGCTGGCGGACGGCGATTTCACGCCGCGCTGGACGGGGGCGGGCAAGCCTGCGGAATAG